From Syntrophus gentianae, one genomic window encodes:
- a CDS encoding OmpA family protein yields MRKKGIAVLLCMLLLTGCAAMESQSKTTKGAVYGTAGGAAAGAVIGQVIGHSTKGTLIGAAIGAAVGGLGGAAVGKMMDNQEKEMRGALATSEAASVSREGNLLAVTFKGDVTFDTNSAEVRPGLYSEINRVAGVLTQYPDTLIQVEGHTDSVGSDAYNMDLSKRRANAVKNLLVQRGVSENRIETIGYGKTMPVATNTTEAGRQMNRRVEIKIAPQTQAQTK; encoded by the coding sequence ATGCGCAAAAAAGGAATTGCTGTTTTGCTCTGTATGCTGCTGCTGACAGGTTGTGCCGCGATGGAGAGTCAGTCGAAAACGACAAAAGGCGCCGTCTATGGAACGGCAGGCGGAGCGGCCGCGGGAGCGGTGATTGGGCAGGTCATCGGTCACAGCACGAAGGGAACCCTGATCGGCGCGGCCATCGGCGCGGCCGTGGGTGGGCTCGGAGGAGCCGCGGTCGGCAAGATGATGGACAATCAGGAGAAGGAAATGCGTGGCGCTCTGGCCACCTCGGAAGCGGCTTCCGTTTCCAGGGAGGGAAACCTCCTGGCGGTGACTTTCAAAGGCGATGTCACCTTCGATACCAACTCGGCGGAAGTGAGACCGGGTCTGTACTCGGAAATCAACCGGGTCGCAGGCGTGCTGACTCAATACCCTGACACGTTGATTCAAGTGGAAGGTCATACGGACAGCGTGGGATCCGATGCCTACAATATGGACCTTTCGAAACGGCGCGCCAACGCCGTAAAGAATCTGCTGGTTCAGCGCGGCGTTTCGGAAAACCGCATTGAGACTATCGGCTATGGGAAAACGATGCCCGTGGCAACGAACACGACGGAGGCAGGACGTCAAATGAACAGAAGGGTGGAGATCAAGATCGCGCCGCAGACACAGGCCCAGACCAAGTAG
- a CDS encoding ATP-binding protein, whose translation MRSFQNSSISKKLTMIIMFTCLVSFSLSSLFIVAHKVICYRKTLVEKIDVLAGVTGHNLIAPLLAGDSRAADEIMKILQGDPHILSACVYQQNGNRFATYLQSDSLLEGNDQGFKSFSCPASITPQQAGSYDLFRKNQIEVSRSLMSGRNHVGTLQIVSDLKGAYYQLYVYIAIAILILALTSLIAYLFSRKLQTLISQPILQLAHSMRRVSEREDFSLRIADQRNDELGILMNGFNTMLSEIGLRDEQRKRDKEELEARVQERTAELVKANEKLGQAELVARENEQWQSILLQSVLTGIFIVDAPTHKVLYANELTCRLAGKKEEELVGSICNRTICPTEVGRCPILNLGETIDHSERILLTADGEHIPIIKNVIRINYRGRDFLLESFIDITDIKRAEQELLKAKNMAEAANLAKSKFLANMSHEIRTPMNGVIGFLELLQREEQLTGQQRQYVDTALSSGETLLQLINDILDLSKIEAGKMEISMTELDLISLVQEVAEFFRQPAQRKGLEMVVSMEEELPSSLRGDPVRLRQVLVNLLGNAVKFTRQGGISLSVSLAEEEEDSALVRFEVKDTGIGIAPEAQSTIFNAFSQEDESTTRQFGGTGLGLAIASQLVSMMGGEIDVESMPGKGSTFRFTARLEKQNIALVALGDQDFSEVRAEQELACEQSNTGKFSAFRILLAEDNSVNQAVGTAMLEYFGCRIDVAEDGLEAVDAWASGQYDLILMDCQMPRMDGYEASREIRKREILGEGKPRHRRIPIVALTAHALEGDREVCLEAGMDDYLSKPYKSDQLYSVLVKWLVPASGEEQEEGGRNIEVSASMTSS comes from the coding sequence ATGCGGAGTTTTCAAAATAGTTCCATCAGTAAAAAGTTGACCATGATCATCATGTTCACTTGTCTTGTTTCATTTTCTCTCTCTTCTCTCTTCATCGTCGCCCACAAGGTGATCTGCTACCGGAAAACCCTCGTGGAAAAGATCGACGTTCTGGCAGGCGTGACGGGGCATAACCTCATTGCGCCGCTTCTCGCCGGCGACTCAAGGGCAGCCGACGAGATCATGAAGATTCTGCAAGGAGACCCGCATATCCTCTCCGCCTGTGTTTACCAGCAAAACGGAAACCGGTTTGCCACCTATCTCCAGTCCGATTCCCTTCTTGAGGGCAACGACCAGGGATTCAAGTCCTTTTCATGCCCTGCGTCCATAACGCCACAACAGGCAGGAAGCTATGACCTTTTCCGGAAAAATCAGATCGAAGTATCCCGCAGTCTCATGTCCGGACGCAATCATGTCGGAACGCTCCAAATCGTCTCGGATCTCAAAGGAGCCTACTATCAGCTTTACGTTTATATCGCCATCGCCATCCTGATTCTGGCCCTTACCTCCCTGATCGCCTACCTCTTTTCCCGAAAGTTGCAGACCCTTATCTCGCAACCGATCCTTCAGCTTGCCCACTCCATGCGAAGGGTCAGCGAGCGGGAAGATTTTTCGTTAAGGATTGCGGATCAGCGAAATGACGAGTTGGGAATCCTCATGAACGGATTCAACACGATGCTCTCGGAGATCGGCCTGCGAGATGAACAGCGCAAAAGGGACAAGGAAGAGCTCGAGGCCCGTGTCCAGGAACGAACGGCAGAACTTGTCAAGGCCAACGAGAAGCTTGGTCAGGCCGAGTTGGTTGCCCGTGAAAACGAGCAATGGCAGAGCATCCTCCTTCAGTCTGTCCTGACAGGGATTTTTATCGTCGATGCCCCCACACATAAAGTGCTCTATGCAAATGAGCTCACCTGCCGGCTGGCAGGGAAAAAGGAGGAAGAGCTCGTCGGCTCGATCTGCAACAGAACCATCTGTCCGACCGAAGTCGGACGATGCCCGATCCTGAACCTGGGAGAGACGATAGACCACTCGGAACGTATTCTTCTCACCGCCGATGGGGAGCATATTCCGATTATCAAAAATGTTATCCGGATCAATTATCGCGGACGGGATTTCCTCCTCGAAAGCTTTATCGATATCACGGACATCAAACGGGCCGAGCAGGAGCTGCTAAAAGCGAAGAACATGGCGGAAGCGGCAAATCTTGCGAAGTCAAAGTTTCTGGCAAACATGAGCCATGAGATCCGCACCCCGATGAATGGTGTGATCGGCTTTCTGGAGCTTCTTCAGCGGGAGGAGCAACTGACGGGACAGCAGCGCCAATACGTCGACACGGCGCTTTCCTCAGGGGAAACGCTGCTTCAGCTCATCAACGATATCCTCGATTTGTCAAAGATCGAAGCGGGGAAAATGGAAATCTCGATGACGGAACTCGATCTTATTTCTCTCGTGCAGGAAGTGGCTGAATTTTTCAGACAGCCGGCGCAGAGAAAGGGACTTGAAATGGTCGTTTCCATGGAGGAAGAACTCCCCTCCTCTCTTCGGGGAGACCCTGTTCGCCTGCGGCAGGTACTCGTCAATCTCCTTGGAAATGCCGTCAAATTCACCAGGCAGGGAGGAATTTCCCTCTCCGTTTCTCTGGCAGAAGAGGAAGAAGATTCGGCTCTTGTCCGGTTCGAGGTCAAGGACACAGGCATCGGGATTGCTCCGGAGGCCCAGTCGACAATTTTCAATGCCTTTTCCCAGGAGGATGAATCCACAACACGGCAATTTGGCGGAACCGGTCTGGGACTTGCCATTGCCAGTCAGCTCGTCTCCATGATGGGAGGAGAGATCGATGTCGAGAGCATGCCGGGGAAAGGGTCCACTTTCCGTTTTACGGCACGCCTCGAAAAGCAGAACATTGCCCTGGTTGCTCTCGGGGATCAGGATTTTTCCGAGGTCCGGGCAGAACAAGAACTTGCCTGCGAACAAAGCAACACGGGAAAATTCTCTGCTTTTCGCATTCTTCTTGCTGAAGACAATTCCGTCAACCAGGCCGTCGGCACAGCCATGCTGGAGTATTTCGGCTGTCGTATCGATGTGGCGGAGGATGGCCTGGAGGCCGTTGACGCGTGGGCCTCAGGGCAGTACGACCTGATCCTCATGGATTGCCAGATGCCTCGAATGGATGGTTATGAAGCGTCGCGGGAAATTCGCAAGCGAGAGATCCTTGGCGAAGGGAAACCTAGGCATCGCCGAATTCCCATTGTCGCACTCACGGCCCATGCCCTGGAGGGCGACCGCGAAGTCTGCCTCGAGGCGGGGATGGATGACTACCTGAGCAAACCTTACAAATCAGATCAGCTATACTCCGTCCTCGTTAAGTGGCTGGTTCCTGCATCAGGCGAGGAGCAGGAAGAAGGGGGGCGGAATATCGAAGTATCGGCAAGCATGACAAGCAGCTGA
- a CDS encoding TonB-dependent receptor plug domain-containing protein yields the protein MNLYSAQLFKLANSIPYRPVTTKGTMNPSRNRAPGETDFLGILLCLVFLSLGIFIPSALAANGNSRDLTEMDIEDLMQLEITSVSRKPQRFSDAAAAVFVITEDDLRRSGATSIPEALRMVPGLEVARIDSNRWAITSRGFNNFTANKLLVLLDGRSVYQPLFSGVYWDMQDVILQDIERIEVIRGPGATLWGANAVNGVINIITKKAEDTQGGLLAAGTGTTERGFGSLRYGTQIGEGKFLRAYAKYFNRDSFPSVNGGNSSDAWESARCGFRMDSEFSSDNSLTLQGDIAQNTSDEILESPDLTPPDYSKSFRGSNYKEGYLLSRWQRSFSATSDMSLQIYYDWSDRKAPDNREKRNTVDVELQHNFNLGNRQAIVWGLDYRYTNGSFSSRTPYLTVDSSPQGHQLFSGFIQNDMTLIDKRLHMILGSKFEHNDYTGIEIQPSGRLLWTPSEHHTFWGSISRAVRTPSWGESAGTIPSSVLAPLTQENPSPFPAIISMVGSEDLDSEKLIAYELGYRFHPGARFSLDATTFYNSYSNLINGRQGNPEFIAAPTPHWIIPIDGCNNLEGKSYGFELSGDWKVMPRWRLQAAYTYLHMILRAKEGKDIFMASSDGTSPHNQISLRSSFDLTKTIELDAWARYVDSIKSLGIPSYTTLDLRLAWKPRPGLELSLVGQNLLDAEHQEYYQQSLSGNATEVPRSVYGMVAWNF from the coding sequence ATGAATCTCTACTCTGCACAATTGTTCAAGCTCGCAAATTCGATACCTTACCGCCCCGTAACGACAAAAGGCACGATGAACCCGTCAAGGAATCGGGCACCGGGGGAAACAGATTTCCTCGGAATCCTGCTTTGCCTTGTCTTTCTTTCTCTCGGGATCTTTATTCCTTCCGCCCTGGCAGCAAACGGCAACTCAAGGGATCTGACGGAGATGGATATTGAAGACCTGATGCAGCTCGAAATTACCTCCGTATCCAGAAAGCCTCAGCGTTTTTCCGATGCGGCGGCTGCCGTTTTTGTGATTACGGAAGACGACCTTCGCCGTTCCGGAGCGACGAGCATTCCCGAAGCCCTTCGAATGGTACCCGGCCTGGAAGTGGCGCGCATCGATTCGAATCGATGGGCCATCACTTCCCGGGGATTCAACAATTTCACCGCCAACAAGCTCCTGGTGCTCCTCGACGGACGCAGTGTCTATCAGCCCCTCTTCTCCGGCGTTTACTGGGATATGCAGGATGTCATCCTGCAGGATATTGAACGGATCGAGGTGATCCGGGGACCCGGCGCCACCCTCTGGGGCGCCAATGCCGTCAACGGGGTCATCAACATCATCACCAAGAAAGCGGAGGATACCCAGGGGGGGCTTCTGGCAGCCGGAACGGGAACGACAGAACGAGGATTCGGCAGTCTCCGCTATGGTACGCAGATTGGAGAAGGAAAATTCCTGAGAGCCTACGCCAAGTATTTCAACCGCGATTCGTTCCCCAGCGTGAACGGCGGGAACTCTTCAGACGCCTGGGAGTCGGCCCGGTGCGGATTCCGGATGGATTCGGAGTTTTCGTCGGACAATTCCCTTACCCTCCAGGGGGATATTGCCCAGAATACGAGCGATGAAATTCTCGAATCTCCCGACTTGACCCCACCGGACTATTCCAAGAGTTTTCGAGGATCAAACTACAAAGAAGGCTACCTTTTGAGCCGCTGGCAGCGCAGCTTCTCCGCCACCTCCGATATGTCCCTTCAGATCTATTATGATTGGAGCGACAGAAAAGCACCGGATAACCGGGAAAAAAGAAATACCGTCGATGTGGAGCTGCAGCACAACTTCAATCTGGGCAATCGGCAGGCCATCGTCTGGGGACTGGATTATCGCTATACAAATGGCTCTTTCAGCTCCAGGACCCCTTATTTAACGGTCGATTCTTCCCCGCAGGGGCATCAACTCTTCAGCGGCTTTATCCAGAACGACATGACTCTGATCGACAAACGGCTGCACATGATCCTGGGCTCAAAATTCGAGCACAACGATTATACGGGAATCGAGATACAGCCAAGCGGCCGGCTTCTCTGGACTCCTTCCGAGCACCACACCTTCTGGGGATCGATTTCCCGAGCCGTGCGAACCCCGAGCTGGGGGGAATCCGCAGGAACGATCCCCAGTTCGGTCCTTGCTCCGCTGACCCAGGAAAACCCTTCGCCTTTTCCCGCCATCATCTCCATGGTCGGCAGCGAAGACCTGGACTCGGAAAAACTGATCGCCTATGAGCTTGGGTATCGTTTCCACCCGGGAGCGCGATTTTCTCTTGACGCAACAACCTTCTACAATTCCTACTCCAATCTGATCAACGGGCGGCAGGGAAACCCGGAATTCATCGCTGCGCCGACGCCCCATTGGATTATCCCCATTGACGGGTGCAACAACCTGGAGGGGAAATCCTATGGCTTCGAGTTATCCGGCGACTGGAAGGTTATGCCTCGGTGGCGCCTTCAGGCAGCCTACACCTACCTGCACATGATTCTCCGGGCAAAAGAAGGGAAAGACATCTTCATGGCGAGTTCCGACGGGACAAGCCCTCACAACCAGATTTCGCTCCGTTCCTCCTTCGATCTCACAAAGACCATCGAGTTGGACGCCTGGGCTCGCTACGTCGACTCGATCAAAAGCCTCGGCATCCCGTCCTATACCACCCTCGATCTTCGCCTGGCCTGGAAACCGCGCCCCGGCCTTGAGCTCTCCCTTGTCGGGCAGAACCTCCTCGATGCCGAACACCAGGAATACTACCAGCAAAGCCTCAGCGGCAATGCCACAGAAGTGCCTCGCAGCGTTTACGGAATGGTTGCCTGGAATTTTTAA
- a CDS encoding YfiR family protein has protein sequence MSFPLTYIHQFRSIGKQEVKADSSRAARLCRIMLLLFLSLMLLKLNVSRVEAAGPDPSQVKAAFVYNFTKFVSWPPETLPPEASRITLCVLGNDSLGDTLESLSGKTASGRVLSVKRIKRREEASECEILYLCKSESRHMKEILQGVKSGVLTIGDMRNFISSGGMINFVIDNNRVSFEINPDAAATGRIRISSQLLRLAKIVRNDDR, from the coding sequence ATGTCGTTTCCACTGACCTATATTCATCAATTCCGAAGCATCGGGAAGCAGGAAGTCAAGGCTGATTCTTCCAGAGCAGCAAGGCTCTGCCGGATAATGCTCCTTCTTTTCCTTTCCTTGATGCTCTTGAAATTGAATGTCTCCCGGGTCGAAGCAGCGGGCCCTGATCCCTCTCAGGTCAAGGCTGCCTTTGTTTATAATTTTACGAAATTTGTTTCCTGGCCGCCGGAAACGCTGCCGCCCGAGGCCTCTCGAATAACGCTCTGCGTCCTCGGCAACGATTCGCTGGGAGATACGCTCGAATCCCTGTCGGGAAAGACGGCCAGTGGGAGAGTCCTGTCCGTGAAACGGATCAAGAGGAGAGAAGAAGCCTCCGAATGCGAAATTCTTTACCTCTGCAAATCGGAATCGAGGCATATGAAAGAGATTCTGCAAGGCGTCAAGAGCGGCGTGCTGACCATTGGGGATATGAGAAATTTTATTTCCTCAGGGGGTATGATCAACTTTGTAATTGATAACAACCGGGTCTCTTTTGAGATCAATCCGGATGCCGCTGCAACGGGGAGGATCCGGATCAGTTCACAACTCCTGAGACTCGCCAAGATTGTACGAAATGACGACCGATAG
- a CDS encoding ATP-binding protein has translation MLNFQNSSIRKKLTRIIMMTCCVSLFLAISLFVTHEIFSYRKNLVAKVDTLAKVTANNLIAPLLFNDQQSAEETLKALKGEPHILSACVFGQDGRRFAQYLKGKGKANTLAKESSSIDCPATSAPQKEMTGWVFKNNRLEVSRVILSERDRLGALYIISDLGDLYSQLLWYLSMAILIMGAISLIAYLLSKKLQKVISDPILNLAQSMKGVSEKKDYSLRMNYQGTDELGILMAGFNEMLSEISLRDEQLQNSRDQLEKRVVERTVELVKANRDLARAERLAREHENWLDNILKSVLTGIFIVDAHSHRILYANGLACQLTGKTEDELVGSVCHETVCPAAVNRCPVTDLGQTIDNSERILLHKSGERIPIIKNVIRMNFQGRDILLESFINIAERKQMEQQLLTAKEAAETSNIAKSQFLANMSHEIRTPMNGVIGFLELLQREERMTEQQHRYIAMALNSGEILLQLINDILDLSKIEAGKMEIVATELNLLNLTEDVVNSFSKQAQMKGIELSCHVANSIPSVLRGDPVRLRQILFNLLGNAVKFTEKGEVSLDVSTEEEMEQSLLIRFEVRDTGIGIAPEALTKIFDAFTQADGSTTRQYGGTGLGLTIASQLAPMMGGKIDVESVHGKGSTFRFTARLERQDSTREVLNALASLGESIVSRDEEVHEHSDGPKNKGEFSSFQVLLVEDNPVNQALGLAMLEYFGCRTDVAENGQEALEAFSIKSYDIIMMDCQMPLMDGYEATRAIRQEERNRDGGRESRHIPIVALTAHAMEGDRETCLEAGMDDYLSKPYKSDELYAVLSKWLVSGSEGEEGGKNVREVRKQNSRDAEQDTVSLSSNRKPPDRQPPLYWRKN, from the coding sequence ATGTTGAATTTCCAGAACAGTTCCATCCGCAAAAAGCTGACACGGATCATCATGATGACCTGCTGTGTCTCTCTTTTTCTTGCGATATCGCTTTTCGTCACCCACGAAATCTTCTCTTACCGGAAAAATCTTGTGGCAAAGGTCGACACCCTGGCTAAAGTAACGGCGAACAACCTCATCGCCCCCCTTCTCTTCAACGATCAACAATCGGCAGAAGAGACCCTGAAAGCATTGAAAGGGGAGCCCCACATTCTCTCCGCCTGTGTTTTCGGACAGGACGGTCGCCGCTTTGCTCAATACCTGAAAGGAAAGGGCAAGGCCAACACCCTGGCGAAGGAGTCTTCATCGATCGATTGCCCCGCAACCTCTGCACCACAGAAGGAAATGACCGGATGGGTTTTCAAGAACAATCGGCTGGAAGTATCCCGCGTCATCCTGTCCGAAAGGGATCGGCTGGGGGCCCTTTACATCATCTCGGACCTGGGCGATCTGTATAGCCAGTTATTATGGTATCTCTCCATGGCCATCCTGATCATGGGCGCCATCTCACTGATTGCCTATCTGCTTTCCAAGAAGCTGCAGAAAGTCATATCGGATCCCATTCTCAATCTTGCCCAATCCATGAAAGGCGTCTCCGAGAAGAAGGATTATTCCCTGAGGATGAATTATCAGGGAACTGATGAGCTGGGAATCCTCATGGCCGGGTTCAATGAAATGCTGTCGGAAATCTCCCTGCGCGATGAACAACTTCAGAATTCCCGGGATCAGCTCGAGAAACGCGTTGTGGAAAGAACCGTCGAACTTGTCAAGGCCAATCGGGATCTCGCCAGGGCCGAAAGGCTCGCCCGTGAGCACGAGAACTGGCTTGACAACATTCTCAAGTCGGTCCTCACGGGAATCTTCATCGTAGATGCCCACTCTCACAGAATATTGTACGCCAATGGACTTGCCTGCCAACTGACAGGCAAGACGGAAGATGAACTGGTCGGCTCGGTCTGTCACGAAACAGTTTGCCCGGCAGCGGTCAATCGATGCCCGGTCACGGATCTGGGACAGACCATCGATAATTCGGAAAGGATTCTTCTCCATAAAAGTGGCGAGCGCATTCCGATTATTAAAAATGTCATCCGGATGAATTTTCAGGGTCGGGATATTCTCCTCGAAAGCTTCATCAATATCGCGGAAAGAAAGCAGATGGAACAGCAGCTTCTGACAGCGAAGGAGGCGGCAGAAACATCCAATATCGCCAAATCTCAGTTCCTGGCAAACATGAGCCATGAGATCCGCACGCCGATGAACGGCGTCATTGGCTTTCTGGAACTGCTGCAGCGGGAAGAGCGGATGACGGAACAGCAACACAGATACATCGCCATGGCGCTCAACTCCGGGGAAATTCTCCTGCAACTGATCAATGATATCCTCGATCTTTCGAAAATCGAGGCGGGGAAAATGGAAATTGTAGCAACGGAGCTCAATCTCCTCAATCTTACGGAAGATGTGGTGAATTCCTTCAGCAAACAGGCGCAGATGAAAGGAATTGAACTTTCCTGCCATGTTGCGAACAGTATCCCTTCCGTTCTCCGGGGTGATCCCGTACGTCTGCGGCAGATTCTCTTCAATCTTCTGGGAAACGCGGTCAAGTTCACCGAAAAGGGAGAAGTCTCGCTCGATGTTTCAACGGAGGAAGAAATGGAACAATCCCTGTTGATCCGGTTTGAGGTCAGGGACACGGGCATTGGAATTGCCCCGGAGGCCCTGACGAAAATCTTCGACGCCTTTACCCAGGCGGACGGGTCCACGACGCGTCAATATGGAGGAACAGGCCTTGGACTTACCATCGCCAGCCAACTGGCCCCGATGATGGGCGGGAAAATAGACGTCGAGAGTGTCCATGGAAAAGGCTCTACCTTCCGGTTCACGGCGCGGCTCGAAAGGCAGGACAGTACAAGGGAAGTTCTCAACGCCCTTGCCTCCCTGGGGGAATCCATCGTTTCCAGAGATGAGGAGGTTCATGAGCATTCCGATGGCCCAAAGAACAAAGGGGAATTCTCTTCTTTCCAGGTCCTGCTTGTGGAGGACAATCCCGTCAATCAGGCTCTGGGCTTAGCGATGCTGGAATATTTCGGTTGCCGGACAGATGTTGCAGAAAATGGCCAGGAGGCACTTGAAGCCTTTTCCATCAAATCTTACGACATCATCATGATGGATTGTCAAATGCCTCTGATGGACGGCTATGAGGCAACACGGGCCATTCGGCAGGAGGAAAGAAATCGCGACGGCGGACGCGAGTCCCGCCATATCCCTATTGTGGCCCTTACGGCCCACGCCATGGAAGGCGATCGGGAGACGTGCCTTGAGGCAGGCATGGATGACTACCTTAGCAAGCCTTACAAATCCGATGAACTTTACGCCGTCCTGTCCAAATGGCTGGTTTCCGGCTCAGAAGGAGAAGAAGGCGGAAAAAACGTCAGAGAAGTTAGAAAACAAAATTCAAGGGATGCAGAGCAGGATACCGTCTCCCTTTCATCAAACAGGAAACCGCCAGACCGGCAGCCCCCCCTGTACTGGAGGAAGAACTGA
- a CDS encoding two-component system response regulator, translated as MKKRPEGNAPLILVVDDDTVMRMLAHAALEKEGYRVEEAENGVEALSLLSPLKPDLILLDVMMPEMDGFSTCEQIRRSPGQERIPICMMTGLDDTGSIHHAYQVGATDFITKPINWLLLGYRVRYMLRASKAFDDVYRAESKSRALLGAIPDGMLRISSDGALLESRNSLDHILPPVNEGDHPNIFEFLPSQLAHQLMGQVHKTLQTGSVQLLECSVAIQGALRDWEIRTIQSGENEALNIVRDITERKRTEKALRESEERYALASLAANDGLWDWNLLTKEVHFSSRWKGLLGYKEEEIGTGIEEWLNRIHPDDSEQVKVEINSHIEGLNAHFINEHRMRHKDGSYRWILSRGIAVREETGIAYRMAGSHTDISARKFAEEQLQHDAFYDGLTGLPNRALFMDRLNNALRRTRRVPDFTCAVFFLDLDRFKMINDSLGHLAGDAVLVETARRLEKCARPGDTTARLGGDEFVMLFEDIKNEENAKAIAERIQKAFMEPFRVSEAELVSTPSIGIALGSSEYLHAEDLLRDADITMYQAKALGRGRCEVFSPAMRLRAVALVRLEADLRAALERDEFHIHYQPIVSLKDSRIVGMEALLRWQHPHQGLIAPSDFIPLAEDTGLILPMGEWVLRTACGHLKTWLDNGVPPLRLAVNISPVQLKDPGFTDMVTTVIKESGIKPDNLELEITETVLMEQTSSIVEVLLKLKAFGIHISLDDFGTGYSSLNYLQNLPIDTLKIDRSFIRKLFFNQEQPKIIETILTLGNNLGMEVIAEGIETTEQLKKLQAMKCRQGQGFFFSRPMDESAAASLLSSFPGAKTKVAPERLL; from the coding sequence ATGAAAAAAAGACCCGAGGGGAATGCCCCTCTGATTCTTGTGGTTGATGATGACACGGTGATGCGCATGCTCGCCCATGCCGCCCTGGAAAAGGAAGGCTATCGAGTGGAAGAAGCGGAAAACGGCGTAGAGGCCTTGTCCCTTCTTTCTCCCCTGAAACCGGACCTGATTCTCCTGGACGTCATGATGCCGGAGATGGACGGCTTCTCCACCTGTGAGCAGATACGCCGATCTCCCGGACAGGAACGTATCCCGATATGCATGATGACCGGCCTGGATGATACCGGATCGATCCACCACGCCTACCAGGTCGGGGCAACGGACTTCATCACCAAACCGATCAACTGGCTGCTCCTTGGCTATCGCGTACGCTACATGCTTCGGGCAAGCAAGGCCTTCGACGATGTCTATCGAGCGGAATCCAAAAGCCGAGCCCTGCTGGGCGCCATCCCCGATGGAATGTTACGGATCTCTTCTGACGGCGCCTTGCTCGAATCGCGAAATTCCCTTGACCACATCCTTCCGCCCGTTAACGAAGGGGACCATCCCAATATCTTCGAATTCCTGCCGTCACAGCTTGCCCATCAGCTCATGGGGCAGGTTCATAAGACCCTGCAGACAGGAAGCGTCCAGTTGTTGGAATGCAGTGTGGCCATCCAGGGAGCACTCCGCGATTGGGAGATTCGGACAATCCAGAGCGGCGAAAATGAGGCCCTGAACATTGTGCGTGACATCACGGAGCGGAAACGGACGGAAAAGGCGCTCAGGGAAAGCGAGGAACGCTACGCCCTCGCCTCTCTTGCCGCCAATGACGGGTTATGGGACTGGAATCTCCTGACCAAAGAGGTCCACTTTTCCAGCCGCTGGAAGGGCCTTCTCGGCTACAAAGAGGAGGAAATCGGCACGGGCATTGAGGAATGGCTCAACCGCATTCATCCCGACGATTCGGAACAGGTCAAGGTCGAGATCAACTCCCACATCGAAGGTCTTAACGCTCATTTTATCAACGAACACCGGATGCGTCACAAGGATGGAAGTTACCGCTGGATTCTCTCCCGGGGAATCGCCGTGCGCGAGGAGACCGGCATCGCCTATCGAATGGCCGGTTCCCATACGGACATCAGCGCGAGGAAATTCGCCGAGGAACAGTTGCAGCACGATGCCTTCTACGACGGCCTGACCGGTCTTCCCAACCGGGCGCTGTTCATGGACCGCCTCAACAATGCCCTCCGAAGGACCCGTCGTGTTCCGGATTTCACCTGCGCCGTTTTCTTCCTTGATCTGGACCGCTTCAAGATGATCAACGACAGTCTCGGCCACCTGGCGGGAGATGCCGTTCTTGTCGAAACGGCCCGTCGCCTGGAGAAATGCGCCCGTCCGGGGGACACAACGGCCCGGCTCGGAGGAGACGAATTTGTCATGCTCTTTGAGGACATCAAGAATGAGGAGAATGCGAAAGCCATTGCCGAACGGATACAGAAAGCCTTTATGGAACCTTTTCGTGTCAGTGAAGCCGAACTTGTCAGCACGCCCAGCATCGGCATTGCCCTCGGTTCGTCCGAATATCTCCATGCCGAAGATCTCCTCCGCGACGCGGACATTACCATGTATCAGGCAAAGGCGCTCGGCAGGGGCCGTTGCGAGGTATTTTCCCCTGCCATGAGGTTGAGGGCCGTGGCCCTCGTCCGTCTCGAAGCGGATCTGCGCGCAGCGCTGGAACGGGACGAGTTCCACATTCATTACCAGCCCATTGTATCCCTTAAGGACAGTCGCATCGTCGGCATGGAGGCCCTGCTGCGTTGGCAGCATCCCCACCAGGGACTCATCGCGCCCTCTGATTTCATTCCACTCGCGGAGGATACCGGCCTGATTCTCCCCATGGGGGAATGGGTGCTGCGCACCGCCTGCGGGCATCTGAAAACCTGGCTCGACAACGGGGTTCCGCCATTGCGCCTGGCCGTCAACATCTCCCCGGTCCAGCTCAAAGATCCGGGGTTTACCGACATGGTTACAACCGTGATCAAGGAGTCGGGAATAAAACCGGATAATCTCGAGCTGGAAATTACTGAGACCGTTCTCATGGAACAGACTTCGTCGATCGTGGAGGTCCTGCTCAAGCTGAAGGCCTTCGGCATCCATATCTCCCTGGATGACTTCGGCACGGGCTATTCCTCACTGAACTATCTTCAGAATTTGCCCATTGACACCCTGAAGATCGACCGGTCCTTTATCAGGAAGCTGTTTTTCAACCAGGAACAGCCGAAGATCATCGAGACCATCCTGACGCTCGGCAACAACCTGGGAATGGAGGTGATCGCCGAAGGCATTGAGACGACCGAACAGCTCAAGAAGCTGCAGGCCATGAAATGCCGGCAGGGCCAGGGCTTTTTCTTCTCAAGGCCCATGGATGAAAGCGCGGCGGCTTCCTTACTTTCTTCCTTTCCCGGCGCAAAAACGAAAGTTGCGCCGGAACGGTTGCTCTGA